A section of the Thermoflexus hugenholtzii JAD2 genome encodes:
- a CDS encoding metallopeptidase family protein — protein MRRRLRITPELVERIWTEVLERLPADLRGAVDNVAVLLEEEPSPAQRAALGLPPGENLYGMFEGPTRAERERMLIAWPSRIRLFRRPLEADFGHDPFRLRAEIRRTLLHELGHYFGLSEEDLRRLGME, from the coding sequence ATGCGGCGACGCCTTCGGATCACCCCTGAGCTGGTGGAGCGGATCTGGACGGAGGTGTTGGAGCGCCTTCCGGCAGACCTGCGGGGGGCGGTGGATAACGTGGCGGTGCTGCTGGAGGAGGAGCCTTCCCCGGCGCAGCGGGCGGCGCTGGGGCTGCCCCCCGGGGAGAACCTCTATGGGATGTTCGAGGGACCCACCCGCGCGGAGCGGGAGCGCATGCTCATCGCCTGGCCCTCGCGCATTCGGTTGTTCCGCCGCCCCTTAGAGGCCGACTTCGGCCACGACCCCTTCCGGCTGCGGGCGGAGATCCGCCGCACCCTCCTGCACGAGCTGGGGCATTACTTCGGGCTGAGCGAGGAGGACCTGCGCCGGCTGGGGATGGAATAG
- a CDS encoding metal-dependent transcriptional regulator, translating into MPRLSASMEDYLRAIYILAEREGVVSTTRLAEYLNVSPPSVTGMLKKLARLRLVHYTPYRGVALTRAGRRIALEVIRHHRLLELFLMEALGYDWDEVHAEADRLEHAISEALEERIATLLGHPAYDPHGDPIPTRSGEIPAPLACRLSEAPLGVACEVLRVTDEVSTLRQAARVGLRPGTRVTVEEQEPGAGLRIRVGDQTHRIRRRLADRIFVRVPIPEPTEEPPPDAATPSDHP; encoded by the coding sequence ATGCCCCGGTTGAGCGCTTCGATGGAGGATTACCTGCGGGCGATCTACATCCTGGCCGAGCGGGAGGGGGTGGTGAGCACCACCCGGCTGGCCGAATACCTGAACGTCTCCCCCCCTTCCGTGACCGGGATGCTGAAGAAGCTGGCCCGGCTCCGCCTGGTCCATTACACCCCCTATCGGGGAGTGGCCCTCACGCGCGCCGGCCGCCGCATCGCCCTGGAGGTGATCCGGCACCACCGCCTTCTGGAGCTCTTCCTGATGGAAGCCCTGGGCTACGATTGGGACGAGGTCCACGCGGAGGCGGACCGGCTGGAGCACGCCATCAGCGAGGCGCTGGAGGAACGCATCGCCACCCTGCTGGGCCACCCCGCTTACGACCCCCACGGCGATCCCATCCCCACCCGCTCCGGCGAGATCCCCGCTCCCCTCGCCTGCCGCCTGAGCGAGGCGCCCCTCGGGGTGGCCTGTGAGGTGCTGCGGGTGACGGATGAGGTATCCACACTGCGCCAGGCCGCCCGGGTCGGCCTGCGGCCCGGAACCCGGGTGACCGTCGAGGAACAGGAGCCCGGGGCCGGCCTACGGATCCGGGTGGGGGATCAGACCCACCGCATCCGACGCCGCCTGGCCGACCGGATCTTCGTCCGCGTGCCGATCCCCGAACCCACGGAGGAACCCCCACCGGATGCGGCGACGCCTTCGGATCACCCCTGA
- a CDS encoding RHS repeat-associated core domain-containing protein — protein sequence MGTGRRGRVRRILRLLLVGIWGLLPALPAPKMPPPVLARAAPDRPRDPLPQIDRPVPATPASLGGDRHPAGGAPYRVFLPLVRQAGDPDRISPYGGVFTSPDGRVTVEVPPGAVTSSVRLRYAVRSPAPPDAGLALAFDLEATDQEGRAVRAFRAPLALTVRLPEALPASSGVVLSVYDPGQGRWVPLPSLFDRVHRVLRAWTSHFSTFGVQVQEGEGAACRFRLLEAVPPGETGSGTAPEVPDPGPEGGARLVSPSAYGKGTLTLRRASDARSRSWVFPGGAFSEDVADLFPRPSGPITNPYALRYTAQLEVDNTAILTHTSGPFDLELVDRLPPRIRGVQIFQDGEGGVAISADIEDNCALAAVVFVAASDSGGGGVAAPVASGNGRYGAVFTLPRVGRNTFTIWAADATGNVAVWSAALPAAYSGAFGFAALKGPCGGTCGTEGDPVNTASGNFVTRTLDLRLPGIGNTEIRVERTYNAQAVPPQGDFALIGMDPGPFGPGWSWPFDFRLEFMENDLLRGIKVHYPDGHTARFRREEGGAFTPLTPGNTDRLQAVPGGYVLQQKDLTRYRFDPEGRLVEVRDANGNTQTLTYDGAGRLVRVENSAGRWIEIAYTPEGRIAEIRAPGGVRLRYAYTDGLLTAFTDARGQTWQYAYDAAGRLTEIRAPKGHPALRMRYDDQGRVIELIEGATARRTFAYDNPAHLRRVADAYGRVTVHQYDARYRLIRLTDPLGETEEYGYDDQDRRVFFKDKEGRRWRYVYDDRGNLIHEDGPLGWERAWEYNEMDRLTMEQDPAGRRTLYTYDDRGNLTVITNALGFTRTFAYDDRGLPIRLTDFNGNVITNSYDAAGNLIAVENGVGAVTRYGYDGLGRTVAMTTPNGAVFTYTYDAGSPLLTGIFGPLGYRETYEYDPNGNLSQKVDPNGNPTRYEYDNSDRLVAEVNALGYTTVYTYGLMNELVAMQDAEGRVTTYEYDALLRLIAVHAPEGATTRYAYDGVGNLTDETDPEGRVTHYIYNDLDRLVERIQNYVPGGPQNADTNVSTHYEYDPAGNLIQVVDPNGIVTRYEYDVLNRLRAEIRNFRPGEPPGPDVHVTTHYEYDPNGNLIRRVNPRGFATVYAYDAANRLIAVTDALSQTTTYAYDPDGNLLALTDPAGMTIRYEYDLLDRRTAEIRNFRPDLPSGPDVNVTTRYEYDPAGNLVRVVNPNGIPTCYEYDALNRLITEIRNCQPGQPPGPDVNVATHYEYDRVGNLILLTDPNGHSTHFVYDGLNRLVSRTDPGGHTVTFSYDRVGNLIRQVDARGFPTAYAYDALNRPITVTNALSGTVVFRYDSAGNLLARTDPNNHTTHFTYDGLYRLATVTDPEGFVTRYEYDPNGNRTALVDGNGHRTTLTYDPLDRLETVTNAEGETTRYSYDPVGNQTQRIEPDGVVTRYDYDGVYRLAAVTLNHRPGAPADHQTNVTYRYHYDPVGNRLQVDLPPNAAAFTRTLRYEYDPLNRLMAETDPLGNTWRYGYDPAGNRIRRVDPEGHVTTYTYDADNLLVRIAYDDGTAIAFAYDENHNRTVMTDTLGVSRWVYDPLNRVVEVTDSLGRRLGYGYDPASNWVALTLPEGGVIRYHYSANNRLRGVTDPEGRRTLFERDGEGNLRRQFNPNGTVTEASYDRANRLRSLTTRRLDGTVIAAFAYELNEVGLRTVMTATYGWRNPPVVTERYTYDPLRRLVGVSDSEGFQAIYEYDAAGNRTRWWANDDQTTPRPRDGFEVTSTYDAADQLLQALRVGSQPNDRQAFVYAYDANGNRVNLNWPGPPGPNTQGMDYVYDRENRLIAVQAYQVNHRGQRVEREVTRLYYDGLGRRLVKEYDPKAGAGGVKRTEYAFDHLNPVAEYFLWNGQRAEYYRGGAEAFSPTPMLLALRHFPAGTQGQTYWVHLDGRGSVAGLTKHQGQSTHNYRYDAYGLLLPAQGNWTDPHNHYTFAGKEWDEHLGLYEFGVRLYDPWAGVWLTREPLPAQAGEPRTWHRYGYAWADPVNRWDPYGEQIGGFGGCGTLALLG from the coding sequence ATGGGGACAGGCCGCCGCGGGCGGGTTCGCCGGATCCTTCGCTTGCTCCTGGTTGGGATATGGGGGCTCCTCCCGGCTCTGCCGGCTCCCAAGATGCCGCCGCCGGTCCTCGCCCGGGCGGCCCCGGACCGTCCGAGAGATCCCCTTCCGCAGATCGATCGTCCCGTTCCTGCCACCCCCGCCTCGCTCGGAGGAGACCGCCATCCGGCGGGGGGCGCTCCCTACCGGGTGTTCCTGCCGCTGGTGCGGCAGGCCGGGGATCCGGACCGGATCTCCCCGTATGGCGGTGTGTTCACCAGCCCCGATGGGCGGGTGACGGTAGAGGTGCCCCCGGGGGCGGTAACCTCCTCGGTGCGGTTGCGCTACGCCGTCCGCTCGCCCGCGCCCCCCGACGCGGGGCTGGCGTTGGCCTTCGATCTGGAGGCCACGGATCAGGAAGGCCGGGCGGTCCGCGCCTTCCGCGCGCCGCTCGCCCTGACCGTCCGCCTGCCCGAGGCGCTGCCCGCGTCGAGCGGGGTCGTGCTCTCCGTCTACGATCCCGGGCAGGGTCGCTGGGTTCCGCTCCCAAGCCTCTTCGACCGCGTCCATCGCGTGCTTCGGGCATGGACCTCGCACTTCTCCACCTTCGGCGTGCAGGTGCAGGAAGGGGAAGGCGCCGCCTGTCGGTTCCGCCTGCTGGAGGCGGTGCCGCCAGGGGAGACCGGCTCTGGGACTGCCCCGGAGGTGCCGGATCCCGGGCCGGAGGGCGGCGCCCGGCTCGTCTCCCCCTCGGCCTATGGGAAGGGGACGCTGACCCTCCGCCGTGCCTCCGACGCCCGTAGCCGCTCGTGGGTTTTCCCCGGCGGCGCCTTCTCCGAGGATGTCGCCGATCTCTTCCCGCGGCCCTCAGGTCCGATCACGAACCCGTATGCTCTGCGCTACACGGCCCAACTGGAGGTGGACAACACGGCCATCCTCACCCACACCTCCGGCCCCTTCGATCTGGAGCTGGTGGACCGCCTGCCGCCGCGTATTCGTGGGGTCCAGATCTTCCAGGACGGCGAGGGCGGGGTGGCGATCTCCGCTGACATCGAGGACAACTGCGCCCTGGCCGCGGTCGTCTTCGTCGCCGCCAGTGACAGCGGAGGCGGCGGGGTGGCCGCGCCGGTGGCCTCAGGGAACGGCCGCTATGGGGCCGTTTTCACCCTCCCCCGCGTGGGCCGCAACACCTTCACCATCTGGGCCGCCGACGCCACCGGCAACGTCGCCGTCTGGAGCGCCGCCCTCCCCGCCGCCTACTCCGGCGCCTTCGGCTTCGCCGCCCTCAAGGGCCCCTGCGGCGGCACCTGCGGGACCGAAGGCGACCCGGTCAACACCGCCTCGGGCAACTTCGTCACCCGCACCCTGGACCTGCGGCTGCCCGGCATCGGGAACACCGAAATCCGCGTGGAGCGCACCTACAACGCCCAGGCCGTCCCCCCGCAAGGGGACTTCGCCCTCATCGGGATGGATCCCGGCCCCTTCGGCCCCGGCTGGTCCTGGCCCTTTGACTTCCGCCTGGAGTTCATGGAAAACGACCTCCTGCGCGGCATCAAAGTCCATTACCCGGACGGCCACACCGCCCGCTTCCGGCGGGAGGAGGGCGGCGCCTTCACGCCGCTGACGCCGGGAAACACTGATCGCCTCCAGGCCGTTCCCGGCGGCTACGTCCTCCAGCAGAAGGACCTCACCCGCTATCGCTTTGACCCCGAGGGCCGCCTGGTGGAGGTGCGGGACGCCAACGGCAACACCCAGACCCTCACCTACGACGGGGCCGGACGGCTGGTCCGGGTGGAGAACAGCGCCGGGCGGTGGATCGAGATCGCTTACACCCCGGAGGGCCGGATCGCCGAGATCCGCGCCCCTGGGGGCGTGCGGTTGCGCTACGCCTACACCGACGGCCTCCTCACGGCCTTCACCGACGCCCGGGGCCAGACTTGGCAGTATGCCTACGACGCGGCGGGCCGCCTGACGGAGATCCGCGCCCCGAAGGGGCATCCCGCCCTCCGCATGCGTTATGACGATCAGGGCCGGGTGATCGAGCTGATCGAGGGGGCCACCGCCCGGCGGACCTTCGCCTACGACAACCCGGCCCACCTCCGTCGGGTCGCCGACGCTTACGGCCGCGTCACCGTCCACCAGTATGACGCGCGCTACCGCCTGATCCGCCTCACCGATCCCCTGGGCGAGACCGAGGAATACGGCTACGACGACCAGGACCGAAGGGTTTTCTTCAAGGACAAAGAAGGCCGCCGCTGGCGCTACGTCTACGACGATCGGGGCAACCTCATCCACGAGGACGGCCCCCTGGGCTGGGAGCGGGCCTGGGAATACAACGAAATGGACCGGCTGACGATGGAGCAGGACCCGGCCGGCCGCCGCACCCTTTACACCTACGACGACCGGGGCAACCTCACCGTCATCACCAACGCCCTGGGCTTCACCCGCACCTTCGCTTATGACGACCGGGGTCTCCCCATCCGCCTCACCGACTTCAACGGCAACGTCATCACGAACTCTTACGACGCGGCCGGGAACCTCATCGCCGTAGAGAACGGCGTCGGCGCCGTCACCCGTTACGGCTACGACGGCCTGGGCCGCACCGTGGCCATGACCACCCCCAACGGCGCCGTCTTCACCTACACCTACGACGCCGGAAGCCCCCTCCTTACCGGCATCTTCGGCCCCCTGGGCTACCGGGAGACCTACGAATACGACCCCAACGGCAACCTCTCCCAGAAGGTGGACCCCAACGGGAACCCCACCCGCTACGAATACGACAATTCCGACCGCCTGGTGGCCGAAGTCAATGCTTTGGGCTACACCACCGTCTACACCTACGGCCTAATGAACGAACTGGTGGCGATGCAGGACGCCGAGGGGCGGGTGACCACCTACGAGTATGATGCCCTCCTGCGTCTCATCGCCGTCCACGCCCCGGAGGGGGCCACCACCCGCTACGCTTACGACGGGGTGGGGAACCTCACCGATGAGACCGACCCCGAGGGCCGGGTCACCCATTACATCTACAACGACCTGGACCGGCTGGTGGAGCGCATCCAGAACTACGTCCCCGGCGGCCCTCAGAACGCCGACACCAACGTCTCCACCCACTACGAATACGACCCGGCGGGGAATCTCATCCAGGTGGTGGACCCCAACGGCATTGTCACCCGCTACGAATACGACGTCCTGAACCGGCTCCGGGCCGAGATCCGCAACTTCCGCCCCGGCGAACCTCCAGGGCCCGACGTCCACGTGACCACCCATTATGAATACGACCCCAACGGCAACCTCATCCGCCGGGTCAACCCGCGCGGCTTCGCCACCGTTTACGCCTATGACGCCGCCAACCGCCTCATCGCCGTCACTGACGCCCTCTCCCAGACCACCACCTACGCCTACGACCCGGACGGCAACCTCCTCGCCCTCACCGACCCCGCCGGGATGACCATCCGCTACGAATACGACCTATTAGACCGCCGCACAGCCGAAATCCGTAACTTCCGTCCTGACCTGCCTTCAGGCCCCGACGTCAACGTCACCACCCGCTACGAATATGACCCGGCCGGGAACCTCGTCCGGGTTGTGAATCCCAATGGCATCCCCACCTGCTACGAGTATGACGCCCTCAACCGCCTCATCACTGAGATCCGCAACTGCCAGCCGGGCCAGCCGCCAGGGCCAGACGTGAACGTCGCTACCCACTACGAGTATGACAGGGTGGGGAACCTTATCCTCCTCACCGACCCCAACGGCCATTCCACCCACTTCGTCTACGATGGCCTCAACCGCTTGGTCTCCCGCACTGACCCTGGTGGGCACACCGTAACCTTCTCCTACGACCGTGTAGGGAACCTCATCCGCCAGGTGGACGCCCGCGGCTTCCCCACGGCCTACGCCTACGACGCCCTCAACCGACCTATCACCGTGACCAATGCCCTCTCCGGCACCGTCGTCTTCCGCTATGACTCCGCCGGCAACCTCCTGGCCCGTACCGACCCCAACAACCATACCACCCACTTCACCTACGACGGCCTCTACCGCCTGGCCACCGTCACCGACCCGGAGGGCTTCGTCACCCGTTATGAATACGACCCGAACGGCAACCGCACTGCCCTCGTGGACGGCAACGGCCACCGCACCACCCTCACCTACGACCCCCTGGACCGGCTGGAGACAGTGACCAATGCCGAGGGAGAGACCACCCGCTATTCCTACGACCCCGTGGGCAACCAGACCCAACGGATCGAGCCCGACGGGGTGGTGACCCGCTATGACTACGACGGCGTCTACCGCCTGGCGGCCGTCACCCTCAACCACCGCCCCGGCGCGCCGGCGGACCACCAGACCAACGTTACATACCGGTATCATTACGACCCGGTCGGGAACCGGTTGCAGGTAGACCTTCCTCCCAACGCCGCGGCCTTCACCCGCACGCTGCGCTACGAATACGACCCTCTCAACCGCCTGATGGCCGAGACTGACCCCCTGGGGAACACCTGGCGCTATGGGTATGACCCCGCCGGGAACCGGATCCGCCGGGTGGACCCTGAAGGCCACGTCACCACCTACACCTACGACGCTGACAACCTCCTGGTCCGCATCGCCTACGACGACGGCACCGCTATCGCCTTCGCCTACGACGAGAACCACAACCGCACCGTGATGACCGACACCCTGGGGGTGAGCCGCTGGGTCTACGACCCCCTGAACCGGGTGGTGGAAGTCACCGACAGCCTGGGCCGCCGCCTGGGGTATGGCTACGACCCCGCCAGCAACTGGGTGGCCCTGACCTTGCCCGAGGGGGGCGTCATCCGGTATCATTACTCCGCCAACAACCGGCTGCGGGGCGTGACCGACCCCGAGGGGCGGCGCACGCTCTTTGAACGGGACGGGGAGGGGAACCTCCGGCGCCAGTTCAACCCCAACGGCACCGTGACCGAAGCCTCCTATGACCGGGCCAATCGGCTGCGCAGCCTGACCACCCGTCGTCTGGATGGGACGGTCATCGCCGCCTTCGCCTATGAACTCAACGAAGTAGGGCTGCGGACGGTGATGACGGCCACCTACGGCTGGCGCAACCCGCCGGTGGTGACCGAACGTTACACCTATGACCCCCTGCGCCGCCTGGTTGGGGTGAGTGACAGTGAGGGCTTCCAGGCCATTTACGAATACGATGCCGCCGGAAACCGCACCCGCTGGTGGGCCAATGATGACCAGACCACCCCGCGGCCACGGGACGGCTTTGAGGTCACCTCCACCTACGATGCGGCGGACCAGTTGCTCCAGGCCCTGCGGGTGGGTTCCCAGCCCAACGACCGCCAGGCCTTTGTTTATGCCTACGATGCCAATGGCAACCGGGTGAACCTGAACTGGCCGGGCCCGCCAGGGCCGAACACCCAGGGGATGGACTATGTCTACGACCGGGAGAACCGCCTGATCGCCGTCCAGGCCTACCAGGTCAACCATCGGGGCCAGCGGGTGGAGCGGGAGGTGACGCGGCTTTACTACGATGGTCTGGGGCGGCGGCTGGTCAAGGAATACGACCCCAAAGCCGGTGCGGGCGGGGTGAAGCGGACGGAGTATGCATTTGACCATCTGAACCCGGTGGCGGAATACTTCCTGTGGAACGGCCAGCGGGCGGA